The Nitrospirales bacterium genome includes a window with the following:
- a CDS encoding PepSY domain-containing protein → MRDKATTESRLARRRHRHCWRTLHAVLGISAGLVFTIIGLTGSLLAFWPELDVWMHPALIQVSAHADQEKALRSLDDIVAAARSVIPADGQPYALVYPRFPDSGFVVTYSRPAPDPKQLEWHQVFIDPYTALVTGKRLQFDMERPWRGSLFDFILRLHYTLALGAQGATLVGIIALALMVLLASGIVLWWPASTHISSAFTIKRGGSHQRFLYDLHKTVGFYASVLLMIALFSGLYLVFPDYVKALIGIFSTTGTTPHLTSAPSHEQRPIGFDEVAAIADETFPDGRFQWIFFPQGANGVYKIVKKAPLERTDILPARALWIDQYSGQVLHTHDPAHYTTGQTFMHWLFPLHSGEAFGWPGRFMILCLGLVPGALFITGLIRWRQNRRGRERGRRHEEKALFAVSKFT, encoded by the coding sequence ATGCGGGACAAAGCAACAACCGAGAGCCGGTTAGCCAGAAGGCGGCATCGCCATTGTTGGAGAACGCTGCACGCCGTTCTGGGAATTTCGGCCGGACTGGTCTTCACGATCATCGGCTTGACCGGGAGTCTCCTGGCATTCTGGCCGGAGCTGGATGTCTGGATGCATCCTGCCCTGATCCAGGTCTCTGCCCACGCCGATCAAGAAAAGGCGTTGCGTTCCCTTGACGATATCGTCGCGGCCGCCCGGTCGGTGATCCCTGCCGACGGCCAGCCCTACGCGCTCGTCTACCCGCGTTTTCCGGATTCCGGCTTCGTGGTCACCTACAGCCGACCCGCGCCCGACCCGAAGCAACTCGAGTGGCACCAGGTCTTCATTGACCCATACACCGCGCTGGTTACGGGTAAACGGTTACAGTTCGATATGGAACGGCCATGGCGCGGTTCTTTGTTCGATTTTATTCTGCGCCTGCATTACACCCTCGCGCTCGGCGCGCAAGGCGCAACCTTGGTCGGAATCATCGCCCTCGCACTGATGGTATTGCTCGCTTCGGGGATTGTCTTGTGGTGGCCGGCTTCAACACATATCTCGTCAGCCTTCACGATCAAACGCGGCGGGAGCCACCAGCGCTTTCTCTATGACCTTCACAAAACCGTTGGCTTCTATGCGTCAGTCCTCTTGATGATCGCGCTGTTTTCAGGCCTCTACCTGGTGTTTCCCGACTACGTGAAAGCGCTGATCGGGATATTTTCGACGACCGGAACGACACCGCACCTCACATCGGCCCCGTCTCACGAACAACGCCCCATCGGCTTCGATGAAGTGGCAGCCATCGCCGACGAGACGTTTCCGGATGGACGGTTTCAGTGGATATTTTTTCCGCAGGGAGCGAACGGAGTCTATAAAATCGTCAAAAAGGCCCCATTGGAGCGGACCGATATTCTCCCCGCAAGGGCCCTATGGATCGACCAGTATAGCGGGCAGGTTCTCCACACCCATGACCCCGCACACTATACGACTGGCCAAACGTTCATGCATTGGCTCTTTCCCCTCCACAGCGGCGAAGCCTTCGGATGGCCGGGACGATTCATGATCCTGTGTCTTGGCCTCGTCCCCGGCGCCCTGTTTATCACCGGGTTGATCCGCTGGCGACAGAACCGGCGTGGACGAGAAAGAGGCCGACGTCATGAAGAAAAAGCCTTGTTTGCCGTTTCGAAATTTACGTAG
- a CDS encoding TonB-dependent receptor has product MQTFHSRSVSHSFLAQAATRSILILLVVCSGLHWDQSKALVQAAEQDMPNRPMIFDIPAQSLSSALQAFGKQSGLPILYSSDVSRDRKAPALTGTYSADQALERLLKRSGLTYDITPSGTVTIKQGLLPPTPLTTADSEAEARTPRRSVDDTPVETLPEVLVPGFRLIRDSYTAPNATTATKLDTPIMETPLSIQVVTPETLKDQQAIQLGDAIKNVSGVLQGNTQGGFSEEFIIRGFNTQFANYLDGFRFPASRLSTALVERVEVLKGASANLYGRIPPGGMINMVLKRPQATPYYSLQQQLGSYEEYRTTGDATGPLTSNGTLQYRFNFENLDSQSFRDYVFTDRTLLAPSMRWRLTERTLIDVDYFYSDEKTVNDWTGIPAIGDRPAKIPISRFLGEPSTDESRTQLYHLGISASHQFTEDWSIRGRFVKMDRNSRDRLTAGNALDLTTGEMSRDFNGGDAKGTYYYGTVDLTGKFSTGAIKHRVLIGWDIYDQTVTVRALNTPVGPINIFNPAHGVGVANVNTAFNTFIDQRNDWTGVYFQDQITLWDKLHILGGGRYDWATFGVGFVRGIPQASLTTAKAARNDVNNDRFSPRVGVLYQPWTWLSLFGNYSESLGAANTGVSPSGKVLDPQIAKQYEAGFKTEFFEQRLTSSVVFYHLTRQNTPVPIGVTGFARAIGEARSQGVEIDLAGRLTDSVSLIATYAYTDVEITKGQDKGNRLFNAAKHIGSFWAKYDGLPKTPLEGLSLGAGVYLASEREGDTANTFQLPGYGRVDTLVRYQFPFYKARMAFQLNVYNLFDKTYYESTIGDRFSTTPGAPRTFLGSIRVEY; this is encoded by the coding sequence ATGCAGACTTTTCACTCACGCTCCGTCAGCCATTCCTTTCTTGCTCAGGCCGCGACACGTTCGATACTGATTCTTTTGGTCGTCTGCAGTGGCCTGCATTGGGATCAGAGCAAGGCGCTCGTTCAGGCCGCAGAGCAAGATATGCCGAACCGGCCGATGATCTTCGACATTCCGGCCCAGTCCTTATCGAGCGCATTGCAGGCATTCGGGAAGCAAAGCGGGCTTCCCATCCTGTACAGCAGCGACGTCAGCCGTGACCGGAAGGCTCCTGCACTGACCGGCACCTATTCAGCCGATCAAGCCCTTGAACGGCTGCTCAAAAGGTCAGGGTTGACGTATGACATCACGCCTTCGGGCACCGTCACGATCAAACAAGGACTTCTTCCTCCAACACCGCTGACCACGGCCGATTCGGAAGCCGAGGCTCGAACGCCGCGTCGGTCAGTGGACGATACGCCTGTCGAGACCTTGCCTGAAGTGCTGGTGCCGGGGTTCCGGCTGATACGCGACTCCTACACCGCACCCAATGCCACCACTGCGACAAAGCTGGATACGCCGATCATGGAAACGCCATTATCCATCCAGGTCGTGACGCCGGAAACGCTGAAAGATCAGCAGGCCATTCAACTGGGCGATGCCATCAAGAATGTCAGCGGCGTACTCCAAGGAAACACCCAGGGCGGTTTTTCCGAAGAGTTCATCATTCGCGGGTTCAACACGCAATTCGCCAATTATCTGGACGGGTTTCGATTTCCCGCCAGTCGTCTTTCTACTGCTCTCGTTGAACGTGTCGAGGTGCTCAAGGGGGCGTCGGCCAATCTCTACGGCCGCATCCCGCCGGGCGGCATGATCAACATGGTGCTCAAGCGTCCGCAGGCCACCCCCTATTACAGTCTGCAGCAGCAGTTAGGCTCTTACGAGGAATATCGTACGACCGGAGACGCTACCGGCCCGCTCACGTCGAATGGGACTTTGCAATACCGGTTTAATTTTGAAAATTTAGACAGTCAGTCGTTCCGGGATTATGTGTTTACCGATCGAACGCTCTTAGCTCCATCCATGCGGTGGCGTCTCACCGAGCGTACCCTCATCGATGTGGACTATTTTTATTCGGATGAAAAGACGGTCAATGACTGGACTGGCATTCCAGCCATCGGCGACCGGCCGGCCAAGATTCCCATCTCGCGATTTCTAGGCGAACCGTCCACAGACGAAAGTCGGACACAGTTGTATCATCTGGGCATCAGCGCCAGCCATCAATTCACCGAGGACTGGAGCATCCGTGGCCGCTTCGTCAAGATGGACCGCAATAGCCGAGACAGACTTACCGCAGGGAATGCCCTCGATCTCACCACCGGCGAAATGAGCCGCGATTTCAATGGTGGGGATGCCAAAGGCACTTATTACTACGGCACGGTAGATCTCACCGGCAAGTTTTCCACCGGAGCCATCAAACATCGCGTCCTGATCGGGTGGGATATTTACGATCAGACGGTAACAGTACGCGCACTGAATACCCCAGTCGGCCCGATCAATATCTTTAACCCTGCTCACGGCGTTGGCGTAGCGAATGTCAATACGGCGTTTAACACCTTTATTGATCAGCGCAATGATTGGACGGGGGTCTATTTTCAGGATCAGATCACGCTCTGGGACAAGCTGCATATCCTGGGTGGCGGCCGCTATGATTGGGCCACATTCGGCGTTGGTTTTGTGCGTGGCATCCCTCAAGCATCGCTCACAACAGCCAAAGCTGCCCGAAACGATGTCAACAATGACCGGTTTAGTCCCCGCGTCGGCGTACTCTATCAGCCCTGGACCTGGCTCTCGCTCTTCGGAAACTACTCAGAATCGCTGGGAGCCGCGAATACCGGCGTCTCGCCTAGCGGGAAAGTCTTAGACCCGCAGATCGCCAAACAATATGAGGCCGGTTTCAAAACGGAGTTCTTCGAGCAACGGTTGACCTCCTCAGTGGTCTTCTATCATCTCACCAGACAAAACACGCCCGTGCCAATTGGGGTGACCGGATTCGCCCGTGCTATCGGCGAAGCCAGAAGCCAGGGCGTGGAAATCGACCTGGCGGGCCGGCTCACCGACTCAGTGAGCCTCATCGCCACCTATGCCTACACGGATGTTGAAATTACCAAGGGACAGGATAAAGGCAACCGGTTGTTCAATGCCGCCAAGCACATCGGAAGTTTCTGGGCCAAGTACGACGGCCTGCCAAAGACCCCGCTGGAAGGCTTAAGCCTGGGAGCGGGCGTCTATCTGGCGTCGGAACGCGAGGGGGACACGGCCAACACGTTTCAACTCCCCGGCTACGGACGAGTTGATACGTTGGTCCGGTATCAGTTTCCGTTCTACAAAGCCCGGATGGCGTTCCAGTTGAACGTCTACAACCTGTTCGACAAGACCTACTACGAATCCACGATCGGCGATCGATTTTCGACCACGCCCGGTGCGCCACGCACGTTCCTGGGCTCGATCCGCGTCGAGTACTGA
- a CDS encoding FecR family protein produces MHPSAPNDKPNRLRQEAIDWQIRLTSGESTAEDQHEFERWQGQSQAHEQAWKEVNNLWRGIDSLEEGPFRGATPLKRERGKTMRPLSPPATPRRPQTAAGRWLAVAATIMIGVFVALGLATYPHWMADYTTGVGERRTVSLPDGTLVELNSQTALNVRYTSTRRNIELVGGEAYFTVKPDSRRPLLVRSGQGTTEAIGTEFLVNRDRVGTQIAVLEGEVEVTYPLLQQRSRFTKDMVGAYDPTHGLHTVPNAKLDVLTAWREGYLIFDQTPLGEAITSINRHRQGTIVLLNRTLARHRVNGIFRLNALENAVTAIDETTPAEIVRLTPYFVFLH; encoded by the coding sequence ATGCACCCATCTGCCCCCAACGACAAACCCAACAGGTTGCGTCAGGAAGCCATCGACTGGCAAATCCGTCTAACCTCCGGCGAATCGACAGCGGAAGATCAACATGAATTTGAACGATGGCAGGGGCAAAGTCAGGCGCATGAGCAAGCCTGGAAGGAAGTCAATAATCTTTGGCGAGGAATAGACTCATTAGAGGAAGGCCCCTTTCGCGGCGCGACTCCCTTGAAAAGAGAGCGAGGCAAAACCATGCGCCCACTTTCTCCTCCGGCAACACCAAGACGCCCGCAGACGGCCGCCGGACGATGGCTGGCGGTAGCAGCCACGATCATGATCGGCGTGTTTGTGGCCTTGGGTCTCGCCACGTATCCGCATTGGATGGCCGATTATACGACAGGTGTGGGGGAACGCCGGACGGTCTCGCTGCCCGATGGAACCCTGGTCGAGTTGAACAGCCAAACGGCCCTCAACGTCCGGTACACCTCAACTCGCCGAAACATCGAACTCGTGGGCGGAGAAGCCTACTTCACCGTCAAGCCCGACTCCCGGCGACCGCTACTCGTCAGAAGCGGCCAGGGCACGACCGAAGCCATCGGGACGGAATTTCTCGTCAACCGCGACAGAGTCGGTACGCAGATAGCGGTACTGGAAGGTGAGGTCGAGGTCACGTACCCTCTCCTGCAACAAAGATCCAGGTTCACCAAGGACATGGTGGGCGCGTACGACCCGACTCATGGATTGCACACCGTGCCCAATGCCAAGCTCGACGTGCTTACCGCCTGGCGAGAAGGCTATCTTATCTTCGACCAGACACCGCTCGGCGAAGCCATTACCTCCATCAACCGGCATCGGCAGGGAACCATCGTCTTGCTGAACCGCACGCTCGCCAGACATCGGGTGAACGGCATCTTCCGACTGAATGCGCTCGAGAATGCCGTGACCGCGATCGACGAAACCACGCCGGCTGAAATCGTCCGCCTCACCCCCTACTTCGTCTTCCTTCACTGA
- a CDS encoding sigma-70 family RNA polymerase sigma factor, with translation MLHTQLPVPALGECTRETEQSCLRALHADCHEELVHFVTQHVKSPHLATDIAQEAFVRLLRHKDLRTIRHLKTYLFQIAINLAKDHYRTHACHVQALQEVELQHLPRVDIRTPETIALAKEQLRQINEALGELSPLCQRIFYLNRIQGLKHREIAERLAVSKRTVEENLKRALSHCLARVDSM, from the coding sequence ATGCTTCATACTCAGTTGCCGGTCCCAGCGTTGGGTGAGTGTACCCGCGAGACAGAGCAGAGCTGCCTCAGAGCCCTGCATGCTGACTGTCATGAGGAATTAGTCCATTTTGTGACGCAGCACGTGAAGTCTCCGCATCTTGCCACGGATATCGCGCAGGAAGCGTTCGTACGGCTCCTGAGACACAAGGATCTCCGGACTATCCGTCACCTCAAAACTTACCTATTTCAGATCGCAATCAACCTCGCCAAAGATCATTACCGAACCCATGCCTGTCATGTCCAGGCGCTGCAGGAAGTCGAACTCCAACACCTGCCGCGCGTGGACATCAGGACGCCGGAAACCATCGCGCTCGCCAAGGAACAACTCCGGCAGATCAATGAGGCCCTGGGAGAATTATCGCCCCTCTGCCAAAGAATATTTTATCTGAACCGTATACAGGGATTGAAGCATCGGGAGATCGCCGAGCGGCTTGCGGTTTCAAAACGGACCGTCGAAGAAAACCTCAAGCGCGCGCTCTCGCATTGTTTAGCCCGTGTTGACAGCATGTAA
- a CDS encoding TonB-dependent receptor, with product MIAKVCRSPYSPFFLLCLCLAFMSAMVTTTFAEPPTDQKAPEVEMLPPVLIEGKRIENIDIVKEELARRPGSVALIEAQEINQSRGLNLNDVLQFVPGVRFQTRFGADEGQFQIRGTSLRNNFHHRGINILINGIYFGDADGFSDFESIDLLAYERIEVYKGANALRYGANTIGGAINFVPRTGYNASRMQVRLQGGSFGLIMGQVSSGYVTQPFKIGHMDAVADYYISASGNHQDGFQDNSQQDRQRLNANFGLKIGTHQEVRAYILGGVVAERLPGSLTKAQLEDNNQQANTLGGISPFACGPNQACKYGRYYNLIRTGIAYRNEFSANQFFEIIPYYSYQYIDHPIFQTIVQDNYNVGGEIRYSNANPIFGHDNLFIIGHQPRYADTNQRRFVNNLGDRGTKTQNLSLETTNFGTYLENQFNVTEEFIFIAGGRWDYSIRQGRNQLFSPFSGNLTSSRTDLRQFNAITPKIGFSYQTTETSQIYGNVSRGYEPPINLELTSSVNPDGSTPTSAFLSLDAQRAWQFELGTRGITADRRLSWDITVFNLEMQKEIIASNINNQSTYQNAKSTRHTGVEAGGSIIVAHGLLAPGPKHQTDTITVRSAYTWSLFKFTDDVFGGGAIVAKDGNRVPGAPEHYLTGEVRYDHPAGLWIAPNFEWSLAGFYVDSLNTTKNPAYFIVNLRAGYTYNKSLSFFAEGRNLSDQTYAGAVVVNDSLGRYFNPGQGISGFGGIEWKFN from the coding sequence ATGATCGCGAAAGTGTGTCGAAGTCCGTACAGTCCTTTTTTCCTGCTCTGCCTGTGCTTGGCCTTCATGTCGGCTATGGTCACGACGACGTTTGCCGAACCGCCGACGGACCAGAAAGCCCCTGAGGTCGAAATGCTGCCACCCGTCCTGATCGAAGGCAAACGAATCGAAAACATCGATATCGTGAAAGAAGAACTGGCTCGCCGTCCCGGAAGCGTCGCGTTGATCGAAGCACAGGAAATCAACCAATCCCGCGGCCTCAATCTGAACGACGTGTTACAGTTCGTTCCCGGCGTTCGCTTTCAGACCCGGTTTGGCGCCGACGAAGGACAATTTCAAATCCGCGGCACGTCCCTTCGCAACAACTTTCATCACCGCGGCATCAACATTCTCATCAATGGAATCTACTTTGGCGATGCCGACGGGTTTTCGGATTTTGAATCCATCGACCTTCTCGCGTATGAACGCATCGAGGTGTACAAAGGCGCCAATGCGCTACGCTATGGCGCCAATACGATAGGCGGGGCCATCAATTTCGTCCCGCGAACCGGGTACAACGCGTCACGCATGCAGGTCAGACTTCAAGGCGGGAGTTTTGGGCTGATTATGGGGCAGGTCTCCAGCGGATACGTAACGCAGCCTTTTAAAATTGGCCACATGGATGCGGTCGCCGATTACTACATCAGCGCGTCGGGGAACCATCAGGACGGTTTCCAGGATAACAGTCAACAGGACCGGCAACGACTCAACGCCAACTTCGGCTTGAAAATCGGCACGCATCAGGAAGTTCGAGCCTATATCCTGGGAGGTGTGGTGGCGGAACGTCTACCCGGGTCCTTAACGAAGGCGCAGCTAGAAGACAACAACCAGCAGGCCAACACCCTGGGCGGGATCAGTCCCTTTGCCTGCGGCCCCAATCAGGCTTGCAAATACGGACGCTATTACAACTTAATCCGGACCGGAATCGCGTACCGGAACGAGTTCAGCGCCAATCAATTTTTTGAAATCATCCCCTATTATTCTTATCAATATATCGATCATCCCATTTTCCAGACCATCGTTCAGGACAATTATAATGTGGGGGGAGAAATCCGGTACAGCAACGCCAACCCGATTTTTGGTCATGACAATCTGTTCATCATCGGCCATCAGCCAAGATACGCAGATACCAACCAGCGCCGTTTCGTGAACAATCTCGGGGATCGCGGGACAAAAACCCAAAATCTCAGCCTCGAAACGACCAATTTTGGCACGTACCTGGAAAACCAGTTCAATGTCACGGAGGAGTTCATTTTCATCGCCGGAGGCCGGTGGGACTACAGCATTCGACAAGGCCGAAACCAGCTCTTCAGCCCGTTTTCAGGCAACCTGACCAGCAGCCGGACCGATCTCCGTCAATTCAATGCCATCACCCCGAAAATCGGATTTTCCTATCAAACGACCGAAACCTCACAAATCTACGGAAATGTCAGCCGTGGGTACGAACCGCCGATCAATCTCGAGCTTACCTCTTCCGTCAACCCGGACGGCTCCACACCAACCAGCGCGTTCCTCTCCCTCGATGCGCAACGGGCCTGGCAATTTGAACTGGGAACACGCGGGATCACCGCCGATCGCCGTCTCTCATGGGATATCACCGTGTTCAACTTGGAAATGCAAAAGGAAATCATCGCCTCCAATATCAACAATCAAAGCACCTACCAGAATGCCAAGAGTACAAGGCACACCGGTGTGGAAGCCGGCGGCAGTATCATCGTCGCCCATGGGCTGCTGGCACCCGGGCCGAAACATCAAACTGATACGATCACCGTGCGATCGGCCTATACCTGGTCACTCTTCAAATTCACGGACGACGTTTTTGGAGGGGGAGCCATCGTCGCCAAGGACGGGAATCGCGTTCCCGGCGCGCCGGAACATTACCTGACGGGCGAAGTGCGATATGACCATCCGGCAGGATTGTGGATTGCCCCGAACTTTGAATGGTCGCTGGCCGGCTTTTACGTCGATTCGTTGAATACCACCAAGAACCCCGCTTACTTCATCGTCAACCTTCGCGCGGGGTACACCTACAACAAGAGCCTGTCGTTCTTCGCCGAAGGCCGGAACCTGAGCGACCAAACGTACGCCGGCGCGGTCGTCGTGAACGACTCGTTGGGCCGGTATTTTAACCCGGGGCAGGGCATCAGCGGATTTGGCGGCATCGAATGGAAGTTTAATTGA
- a CDS encoding amidohydrolase family protein — translation MGVLNLAARISLAGLLVGLLSITIAVHATALDFEKSSLPSFQKTYAYINGKWFDGEAFKDTTFYVEAGHLTRAQPSSIDEVVDLQGRFVLPPFGEAHTHNIEGPWHLDQTIQTYLKHGVFYVKNLNNIREFSEQIQHKINSPRSIDVAFAHAGITSSKSHPIRLYEEVLRLYRYEPLIGKKKRGWFKDRAYFVIDSRQDLDHTWPKILSGKPDFLKIYVGHGSHRESSTQAVEQQFRRGLHPSLISSVVSRAHEHGLRVSAHVETAEDFRQAVLGGVDEIAHVPGWYIPHVDLAQETVLRKQDADLARQHNVTVVSTTVAGAFPPAGHHTHAQTSSHGHEPHAGTPHQEAHMTRIQRTAQTIQRDNLQLLHRHGVNIAIGSDHAETSLAEALHLQDLGVFHNRTLLKLWCENTADAIFPGRKIGKLQEGYEASFLVLAGDPIRDFQQVRQITLRVKQGVPLSIEPHVHAH, via the coding sequence ATGGGAGTGTTGAATTTAGCGGCTCGAATCTCCTTGGCAGGTCTACTCGTTGGGCTCCTGTCAATCACCATCGCCGTACACGCCACAGCTCTGGATTTCGAGAAATCTTCTCTCCCTTCCTTTCAGAAGACCTATGCGTACATCAACGGTAAATGGTTCGACGGAGAAGCCTTCAAGGACACGACGTTTTATGTCGAGGCCGGTCATCTGACCAGGGCACAGCCTTCCTCCATTGATGAGGTTGTCGATCTTCAAGGCCGATTCGTCCTGCCGCCATTCGGGGAAGCCCATACACATAATATTGAAGGACCCTGGCATCTGGATCAGACGATACAAACCTATCTTAAGCATGGCGTATTCTACGTCAAAAACCTGAATAACATCCGGGAGTTTTCTGAACAGATTCAACATAAGATCAATAGCCCCCGAAGCATCGACGTCGCCTTTGCCCATGCAGGAATAACCTCAAGCAAGAGTCACCCCATACGACTCTACGAAGAGGTTCTCCGTCTCTATCGCTATGAACCCCTAATCGGGAAAAAGAAACGGGGATGGTTTAAGGATCGTGCCTATTTCGTCATCGACTCACGTCAGGATCTAGATCACACATGGCCCAAAATCCTATCGGGCAAACCCGACTTTCTGAAAATTTATGTCGGTCACGGATCTCATCGAGAGTCCTCTACCCAGGCAGTAGAGCAACAGTTTCGCCGGGGACTCCATCCGTCGCTGATCTCGTCAGTCGTCTCCCGCGCTCACGAGCACGGACTACGGGTCTCCGCTCACGTGGAAACAGCGGAGGACTTTCGTCAAGCCGTGCTGGGCGGAGTGGATGAAATCGCTCATGTGCCGGGCTGGTACATTCCTCATGTCGACCTCGCTCAAGAAACAGTATTGCGAAAACAGGATGCGGACCTTGCGCGACAGCACAATGTCACGGTCGTGAGCACGACTGTCGCCGGCGCTTTCCCCCCTGCTGGACACCATACACATGCCCAGACGTCCTCCCATGGACATGAGCCCCACGCCGGGACGCCTCATCAGGAAGCCCATATGACAAGGATTCAACGAACAGCCCAAACGATTCAACGCGATAATCTTCAATTGCTCCACCGCCATGGCGTCAACATCGCCATCGGCAGTGATCACGCCGAGACCTCCCTCGCCGAAGCCCTGCACCTGCAGGACCTAGGCGTCTTTCATAACCGCACGTTGCTGAAATTGTGGTGTGAAAACACCGCCGACGCCATCTTCCCCGGGCGAAAAATTGGCAAGCTGCAAGAAGGGTATGAAGCCAGCTTTCTCGTATTGGCCGGCGATCCGATCCGCGACTTTCAGCAAGTCCGTCAGATCACCCTTCGCGTCAAGCAGGGTGTCCCATTGTCGATCGAACCACACGTCCATGCGCACTAA
- a CDS encoding transglutaminase family protein — protein sequence MMYRVTHRTTFAYTQPVAISHHVLRLALRSHPRQHGLQSAMDFTPLPTVRSDGQDYFGNPMTHLTIQTPHTAFVVEAQTLVDVQKPDPIHLDQSPPWDQVAQQLQGTTDSTIWDAQQFLYDSPYVTIDDATYDFVQECFPPGRPMLAGVMELTSRIFQEFTYEGGVTEVSTPVQEVLTSRKGVCQDFAHLEIAALRSLGLSARYISGYLLTHPPEGQEKLVGADASHAWISTWCPNVGWIDFDPTNNCIPSDEHITLAWGRDYGDVSPINGFMVGGGQHTPSVSVDVSPAALPSII from the coding sequence ATGATGTATCGAGTCACGCATCGCACGACCTTTGCGTACACCCAGCCGGTGGCGATTTCCCATCATGTCCTGCGTTTAGCCCTGCGGTCTCATCCTCGACAACATGGCCTGCAATCAGCCATGGACTTCACCCCCCTACCCACCGTACGGTCGGACGGTCAAGACTATTTCGGCAATCCGATGACGCATCTGACCATTCAGACTCCCCATACGGCCTTCGTCGTCGAAGCCCAAACGTTAGTGGATGTCCAAAAGCCAGACCCCATTCACCTGGATCAAAGCCCTCCGTGGGATCAGGTGGCTCAACAGCTACAAGGGACGACGGATTCGACGATATGGGACGCACAGCAATTTTTGTACGACTCTCCCTACGTAACGATTGACGATGCCACGTATGATTTTGTCCAGGAGTGTTTTCCTCCTGGGCGTCCCATGCTGGCCGGCGTCATGGAGTTGACCAGTCGAATTTTTCAGGAATTCACGTACGAAGGCGGCGTCACGGAAGTCTCAACACCCGTTCAGGAAGTGCTGACCTCACGAAAAGGCGTCTGCCAGGACTTCGCCCATTTGGAAATCGCCGCACTCCGCAGCTTGGGCCTATCCGCACGATACATCAGCGGCTACCTGTTGACGCATCCACCGGAAGGGCAAGAAAAACTCGTCGGCGCTGATGCGTCGCATGCCTGGATTTCGACCTGGTGCCCCAACGTTGGATGGATAGATTTTGACCCCACGAATAACTGCATACCCAGCGATGAGCACATCACGCTGGCCTGGGGCCGTGACTACGGAGACGTTAGTCCCATTAATGGCTTTATGGTGGGCGGTGGACAGCACACGCCTTCTGTCTCTGTGGATGTTTCGCCCGCGGCCCTTCCTTCCATTATTTAA